From the genome of Pelobacter propionicus DSM 2379, one region includes:
- a CDS encoding RNA pyrophosphohydrolase, with protein sequence MPEEYFRAGAGAVVINDRGLVLVLERADIPGAWQLPQGGLDAEEEPLAAALRETEEETGIPAGELELLEAYPQPLAYELPPGARSLRNGRGQVQYWFLFRFSGSDETIDLLAGGEFRAWRWIPFGQLLECVADFRRPLYCCLAEGFRRHLAPN encoded by the coding sequence ATGCCAGAAGAGTACTTCCGGGCCGGAGCAGGCGCGGTGGTCATCAACGACAGGGGGCTGGTGCTGGTCCTGGAACGGGCCGACATACCCGGTGCCTGGCAACTGCCCCAGGGGGGGCTGGACGCGGAAGAGGAGCCGCTGGCCGCGGCCCTGCGGGAGACTGAGGAGGAGACCGGGATACCGGCCGGGGAGCTGGAACTGCTGGAAGCCTATCCCCAGCCGCTGGCCTACGAGCTGCCCCCTGGCGCCCGCAGCCTCCGCAACGGACGGGGACAGGTGCAGTACTGGTTCCTGTTCAGGTTCAGCGGGTCCGACGAAACCATCGACCTCCTGGCCGGTGGCGAATTCCGCGCCTGGAGATGGATTCCCTTTGGCCAGCTTCTGGAGTGCGTGGCCGACTTCCGCAGACCGCTCTATTGCTGCCTGGCCGAGGGGTTCCGCAGACACCTGGCGCCCAACTGA
- a CDS encoding cupin domain-containing protein — MFQRQTTEEYWQPLDGIWQKTLVHGASTLMVEFRLQRGAILPLHSHPHEQTGYLVSGRIRLTIAGESRELEPGDSWCIPGDAAHGAEIMEDSVAIEVFSPVREEYLPERRTP, encoded by the coding sequence ATGTTTCAGAGACAAACCACAGAAGAGTATTGGCAGCCGCTGGATGGAATTTGGCAGAAGACCCTGGTGCATGGCGCCAGCACCCTGATGGTGGAGTTCAGGCTGCAAAGGGGGGCGATTCTGCCGCTGCACTCCCACCCCCACGAGCAGACCGGCTACCTGGTTAGCGGCCGGATCCGGCTGACAATCGCCGGGGAAAGCCGGGAACTGGAGCCGGGCGACAGCTGGTGCATCCCCGGCGACGCAGCCCACGGCGCAGAAATCATGGAGGATAGCGTGGCAATCGAGGTATTCTCGCCCGTGCGGGAAGAATATCTGCCAGAGAGGAGAACCCCGTGA
- a CDS encoding helicase HerA-like domain-containing protein, giving the protein MGSETAALLVAKGTREACLLPRMANRHGLIAGATGTGKTVTLRVLAERFSSIGVPVFMSDVKGDLSGLACAGEESPRLRERVTAMGLTVFACEPFPVVFWDVFGQQGHPLRTTVSEMGPLLLSRLLNLNDVQSGVLSLVFKVADDNGLLLLDFKDLQAMIRHVGDNASQFTTTYGNISAASIGAIQRSLLALAEQGGEHFFGEPALNLHDFIQTDGSGRGMINILAADRLMRSPKLYATFLLWLLSELFEQLPEAGDLEKPKLVFFFDEAHLLFDRAPQALVEKIEQVVRLVRSKGVGVYFVTQNPLDLPDAVLGQLGNRIQHALRAFTPQDQKAVRAAAETFRANPEFSVETAITELEVGEALVSFLDAKGVPCLVERALICPPRSRFAPLSPPERTAIMAASPLAEHYEKELDRESAYELLQARAATQAAESAAQLPEKKSQAASQVGSLLGAFASSAARAIGSQVGRQIIRGVLGSLFGGSGRRR; this is encoded by the coding sequence ATGGGTAGTGAAACAGCTGCATTGCTGGTTGCCAAGGGAACCAGAGAGGCCTGCCTGCTGCCGAGGATGGCCAACCGCCACGGCCTAATCGCCGGAGCAACCGGAACCGGCAAGACCGTGACCCTGCGGGTGCTGGCGGAACGCTTCAGCAGCATCGGCGTGCCGGTGTTCATGTCCGACGTCAAGGGGGACCTGTCGGGATTGGCATGTGCCGGCGAAGAGAGTCCCCGCCTCAGGGAGCGCGTCACCGCCATGGGATTGACCGTTTTCGCCTGCGAACCCTTCCCGGTGGTTTTCTGGGACGTTTTCGGCCAGCAGGGGCATCCGCTGCGGACCACGGTCTCGGAGATGGGACCGCTGCTCCTCTCCCGGTTGCTGAACCTCAATGACGTGCAGAGCGGCGTGCTCAGCCTGGTCTTCAAGGTGGCCGACGACAATGGGCTTTTGCTGCTGGACTTCAAGGACCTGCAGGCCATGATCCGCCATGTGGGCGACAACGCCTCCCAGTTCACCACCACCTACGGCAACATATCGGCCGCCAGTATCGGCGCCATCCAGCGCAGCCTGCTGGCCCTGGCGGAGCAGGGGGGCGAGCACTTCTTCGGGGAACCGGCCCTCAACCTGCACGACTTTATCCAGACCGACGGCAGCGGCCGGGGGATGATCAACATACTGGCAGCGGACAGGCTGATGCGCTCCCCCAAGCTCTACGCCACCTTCCTGCTCTGGCTGCTCTCCGAGCTCTTCGAGCAGCTCCCCGAGGCAGGCGACCTGGAGAAACCAAAACTGGTCTTCTTCTTCGACGAGGCCCATCTGCTGTTTGACAGGGCTCCCCAGGCTCTGGTGGAAAAGATCGAGCAGGTGGTGCGGCTGGTGCGCTCCAAGGGGGTGGGGGTCTACTTCGTCACCCAGAACCCCCTCGACCTGCCGGATGCGGTGCTGGGCCAGCTGGGCAACCGGATTCAGCACGCCCTGCGCGCCTTCACCCCCCAGGACCAGAAAGCGGTGCGGGCCGCCGCCGAGACCTTCCGCGCCAACCCTGAGTTCTCCGTTGAAACGGCCATTACTGAACTGGAGGTGGGCGAGGCGCTGGTATCGTTCCTGGACGCAAAGGGGGTTCCCTGCCTGGTGGAGCGGGCACTGATCTGCCCGCCGCGCAGCCGCTTCGCGCCGCTCTCGCCCCCGGAACGGACGGCAATCATGGCCGCCTCCCCCCTGGCCGAACACTACGAAAAGGAGCTGGACCGCGAATCGGCCTACGAGTTGCTCCAGGCCAGGGCCGCTACCCAGGCAGCGGAGAGCGCGGCGCAACTGCCCGAGAAAAAGAGCCAGGCCGCCAGCCAGGTGGGATCGCTGCTGGGGGCATTCGCCAGCAGCGCCGCCCGCGCCATCGGCAGCCAGGTGGGGCGCCAGATCATCCGGGGAGTGCTGGGCTCCCTGTTCGGCGGCTCCGGCAGGCGGCGCTGA
- a CDS encoding lipid-binding SYLF domain-containing protein, which produces MSRTPIPLAATVLALLLCLFAPLASAGTDSEKITSSYNVLKEITSIPETGIPPALLSNASGIVIVPDAIKVGLFIGGKYGTGILMVHKSDGTWSNPSFVSLMGGSFGWQIGAQATDLIMIFKSIRSIEGIKKGKFTIGADASVAAGPVGRSASASTDVLFKAEILSYSRSRGVFAGVSLEGAALQIDDEKNGYFYGKPGISANDIFTGAPTSPSPTIWKIKALLTEYGKNSGQ; this is translated from the coding sequence ATGAGCCGCACACCCATTCCATTGGCAGCAACGGTCCTGGCGCTTCTGCTCTGCCTGTTCGCCCCCCTGGCCTCGGCCGGCACGGACAGCGAGAAGATCACTTCCAGCTACAACGTGCTCAAGGAGATCACCAGTATTCCGGAAACCGGGATTCCCCCGGCCCTGCTGAGCAACGCATCGGGGATCGTCATCGTCCCGGACGCCATCAAGGTCGGCCTGTTCATCGGCGGGAAATACGGCACCGGCATCCTGATGGTGCACAAGAGCGACGGCACCTGGAGCAACCCCAGCTTCGTCAGCCTGATGGGAGGCAGCTTCGGCTGGCAGATCGGTGCCCAGGCCACCGACCTGATCATGATCTTCAAGAGTATCAGGAGCATCGAGGGGATCAAGAAGGGCAAGTTCACCATCGGCGCCGACGCCAGCGTCGCGGCCGGCCCGGTGGGCAGGAGCGCCTCGGCCTCCACCGACGTGCTGTTCAAGGCCGAGATTCTCTCCTACTCCCGCAGCCGGGGGGTCTTCGCCGGAGTATCCCTGGAAGGGGCGGCGCTGCAGATTGACGACGAGAAGAACGGCTACTTCTACGGAAAGCCGGGCATCAGCGCCAACGACATCTTCACCGGCGCCCCCACCTCCCCCTCACCCACCATCTGGAAGATCAAGGCCCTGCTGACCGAGTACGGCAAGAATTCCGGCCAGTGA
- a CDS encoding phosphoglycerate dehydrogenase — MYKIQTLNKIARCGLDQLSRDTYEAATEILNPDAILVRSADMHSMELPPSVLAIARAGAGVNNIPIPACTQRGIVVFNTPGANANGVKELVIASLFLSSRNLYEGISWANSLAGTENIPEQIEKGKSRFVGPEIQGKTLGVIGLGAIGVMVANSAANLGMRVLGLDPFISVEAAWKLSHEVIKAPNLDMLLAESDYITIHIPLKDDTKGLFNAERISRMKKGARLLNFSRSGLVDNTAVKTAIAEGQLGGYVIDFPEAELLGVDKVLCIPHLGASTPESEDNCAIMAAEQLREYLERGNIKNSVNYPNCEMAPTGKTRITLLNSNVPKVISRITSTLGEYGLNIDEMLNKNRGEVAYNIIDVSDSVPDELIEKLRQVDGVVAVRLIPDCQ; from the coding sequence ATGTACAAGATACAGACACTTAACAAGATCGCGCGCTGCGGCCTGGACCAGCTGTCCCGCGACACGTACGAGGCCGCCACCGAGATACTCAACCCGGACGCCATCCTGGTGCGCTCGGCGGACATGCACTCCATGGAACTCCCCCCCAGCGTGCTGGCCATCGCCCGGGCAGGGGCTGGAGTCAACAACATCCCCATCCCTGCCTGCACCCAGCGGGGCATCGTCGTGTTCAACACCCCCGGCGCAAATGCCAACGGCGTCAAGGAACTGGTCATCGCGTCCCTGTTCCTCTCCAGCCGCAACCTGTACGAGGGGATCAGCTGGGCCAACAGCCTGGCGGGAACCGAAAACATCCCCGAGCAGATCGAGAAGGGGAAATCCCGCTTCGTGGGACCGGAGATCCAGGGCAAGACCCTGGGCGTGATCGGCCTGGGTGCAATCGGGGTAATGGTGGCCAATTCCGCCGCCAACCTGGGCATGCGGGTGCTGGGGCTGGACCCCTTTATCAGCGTGGAAGCGGCCTGGAAACTCTCCCACGAGGTGATCAAGGCACCCAATCTGGATATGCTGCTGGCCGAGTCGGACTACATCACCATCCACATTCCGCTCAAAGACGACACCAAGGGGCTGTTCAACGCCGAGCGCATCTCCCGCATGAAGAAGGGGGCGCGCCTGCTCAACTTCAGCCGTTCCGGGCTGGTGGACAACACGGCCGTCAAGACGGCCATCGCCGAGGGACAGCTGGGGGGCTACGTGATCGACTTCCCCGAAGCCGAGCTGCTGGGGGTTGACAAGGTTCTCTGCATCCCCCACCTGGGCGCTTCCACCCCCGAGAGCGAGGACAACTGCGCGATCATGGCGGCCGAGCAGCTCCGGGAATACCTGGAGCGCGGCAACATCAAAAACTCGGTCAACTATCCCAACTGCGAGATGGCTCCCACCGGCAAGACCCGCATCACTCTTTTGAATAGCAACGTGCCCAAGGTCATCAGCCGCATCACCTCCACCCTGGGCGAATACGGGCTGAACATCGACGAGATGCTCAACAAGAACAGGGGCGAAGTGGCCTACAACATCATCGATGTCTCCGACAGCGTACCCGACGAGCTGATTGAAAAGCTCCGGCAGGTGGACGGGGTCGTTGCGGTGCGGCTGATCCCCGACTGCCAGTAA
- the serC gene encoding 3-phosphoserine/phosphohydroxythreonine transaminase translates to MKRFYNFSAGPSMLPESVLAKAADEMLCYETSGQSVMEMSHRSKPFEAIIAGAEALVRQNMAIPDDYHVLFLQGGASLQFHMLPLNFMTINKKADFTLTGTWAQKAAEEAKRLGTANIVGSSKDKKWSYLPEITGADPEADYFHICYNNTIEGTQYHSIPEVGAVPLIGDISSGVLSAPLDVTRFAVLYAGAQKNLGPAGVTLVIIRKDMMERIPAGLPAMLSYKTHVDGGSMYNTPPCYAIYIFKLVQEWIRDMGGAEVIYRQNQEKARLLYDFLDSSSLFFSPVEKSVRSLMNVPFLTTEKDADKAEALNKKFVKESEAAGLVNLAGHRSVGGMRASIYNAMPLEGVQALVAFMKEFEARCA, encoded by the coding sequence ATGAAGCGTTTTTACAATTTTTCCGCAGGCCCCTCCATGCTCCCCGAATCCGTGCTCGCCAAGGCAGCCGACGAAATGCTCTGCTACGAGACGAGCGGCCAGTCGGTCATGGAGATGTCCCATCGCTCCAAGCCGTTCGAAGCCATCATCGCCGGCGCCGAGGCCCTGGTTCGCCAGAACATGGCTATCCCGGACGACTACCACGTGCTCTTCCTGCAGGGAGGCGCCAGCCTGCAGTTCCACATGCTGCCGCTCAATTTCATGACCATCAACAAGAAGGCCGACTTCACCCTCACCGGCACCTGGGCACAGAAGGCCGCGGAAGAGGCCAAGAGGCTGGGTACGGCCAACATCGTCGGCTCCTCCAAGGACAAGAAGTGGTCCTACCTGCCGGAAATCACGGGCGCAGACCCGGAAGCCGACTACTTCCACATCTGCTACAACAACACCATCGAGGGCACCCAGTATCACAGCATCCCCGAGGTGGGCGCCGTGCCGCTGATCGGCGACATCTCTTCCGGCGTGCTCTCCGCGCCGCTGGACGTGACCCGTTTCGCCGTGCTGTACGCCGGGGCACAGAAGAACCTGGGCCCGGCCGGCGTAACCCTGGTGATCATCCGCAAGGACATGATGGAGCGCATCCCGGCCGGACTTCCGGCCATGCTGAGCTACAAGACCCATGTGGACGGCGGTTCCATGTACAACACCCCTCCCTGCTATGCCATCTATATCTTCAAGCTGGTTCAGGAGTGGATCAGGGACATGGGTGGTGCGGAGGTCATCTACCGCCAGAACCAGGAGAAGGCCAGACTGCTGTACGACTTCCTGGACAGTTCCTCACTCTTCTTCAGCCCGGTGGAGAAGAGCGTGCGCTCGCTGATGAACGTTCCCTTCCTGACCACCGAGAAGGACGCGGACAAGGCTGAGGCGCTCAACAAGAAGTTCGTCAAAGAGAGCGAGGCGGCCGGCCTGGTCAACCTTGCCGGACACCGCTCCGTGGGGGGCATGCGCGCGTCGATCTACAACGCCATGCCACTGGAAGGGGTGCAGGCCCTGGTGGCATTCATGAAAGAGTTCGAGGCGCGCTGCGCATAA
- a CDS encoding carbon-nitrogen hydrolase, which produces MKSLRVGLIQQSCSADRAANLEKSCDMIARAAASGAELVVLQELHTGPYFCQTEDPSLFDLAEPIPGPTCETLGPLAARLGVVIVASLFERRAPGLYHNSAVVFERDGSMAGMYRKMHIPDDPGFYEKFYFTPGDLGFAPIQTSLGKLGVLVCWDQWYPEAARLMALAGADLLIYPTAIGWDPADSAEEQARQRDAWVTVQRGHTVANGLPLLAVNRVGLEASTEKPENGILFWGTSFAAGPQGEILTQASQDREEVVLVELDLGRSETVRRIWPFLRDRRIDAYGEILKRYRD; this is translated from the coding sequence ATGAAATCGCTCAGGGTGGGCCTGATCCAGCAGAGCTGTTCCGCCGACCGCGCCGCGAACCTGGAGAAGAGCTGCGACATGATCGCCCGAGCTGCCGCCTCCGGAGCGGAGCTTGTCGTGCTGCAGGAACTGCACACCGGCCCCTACTTCTGCCAGACCGAGGATCCCTCCCTGTTCGATCTGGCCGAGCCGATCCCCGGCCCCACCTGCGAAACACTGGGCCCACTGGCCGCCAGGTTGGGGGTGGTGATCGTGGCGTCGCTCTTCGAGCGGCGCGCCCCCGGCCTGTACCACAACAGCGCCGTCGTATTCGAGAGGGACGGCTCCATGGCGGGAATGTACCGCAAGATGCACATCCCCGACGATCCCGGTTTCTATGAAAAATTCTACTTCACGCCGGGCGACCTGGGCTTCGCTCCCATCCAGACCTCGCTGGGCAAACTGGGCGTACTGGTCTGCTGGGATCAGTGGTACCCGGAAGCCGCCCGCCTGATGGCACTGGCCGGCGCCGACCTGCTGATCTACCCCACCGCCATCGGTTGGGACCCGGCGGACAGCGCCGAGGAGCAGGCGCGCCAGCGGGATGCCTGGGTCACGGTCCAGCGCGGGCATACGGTGGCCAACGGCCTGCCGCTCTTGGCGGTCAACCGGGTTGGCTTGGAGGCATCCACGGAGAAACCGGAAAACGGTATCCTCTTCTGGGGGACCAGCTTCGCCGCCGGCCCCCAGGGGGAGATCCTGACCCAGGCAAGCCAGGACAGGGAGGAGGTCGTGCTGGTGGAACTGGATCTGGGGCGCAGCGAAACGGTGCGCCGCATCTGGCCCTTCCTGCGCGACCGGCGCATCGACGCCTATGGGGAGATCCTGAAGCGCTACCGTGACTGA